From the genome of Apodemus sylvaticus chromosome 3, mApoSyl1.1, whole genome shotgun sequence, one region includes:
- the Cdh17 gene encoding cadherin-17 isoform X2 — MVPARLHFLCLLTLYLTSGYGQDGKFSGPLKPMTFSIFEGQEPSQIIFQFKVNPPAVAFELTGETDGIFKIEQDGLLYYTTALDRETRAVHHLQLTALDSQGAIVEGPVPIIIEVKDINDNRPTFLQRKYEGSVRQNSRPGKPFMSVNATDLDDPTTLNGQLSYQIVIQLPKISNAMYFQINNKTGEISLTPEGSQELDPVKNPSYSLVVSVKDMGGQSENSFSDTTSVDITVRENIWKAPEPVEIRENLTDSHPIKITQVQWNDPGAQYSLTNKEKLPQFPFSIDQEGNIYVTQPLDREEKDSYVFFATAKDENGKPLSYPLEIHVTVIDINDNPPTCLAPLVVFEVQENERLGNSIGVFAAHDMDEPDNINSILKYKLVDQTPKVPSDGLFLIDEYEGKVQLSKQSLKKQDSPQYNLTVEVSDIDFKTLCSIQVNVIDINDQIPIFEVSDYGNKTFSEDIAIGSIILVIQATDADEPFTGSSKILYNIVQGDPEGRLEVVTDPKTSAGYVKIKKPLDFETQPVTRIVFQATNPEPLVEGVEYNASSFASFQLIVTDVNEVPVFPQQIFLANVSEDAAVGTKVGNVTARDPEGLAVSYSLKGDTRGWLKIDSVTGEIFSAAPLDRETESVYRVQVVATEVGGSSLTSTAHFHLALTDVNDNPPRLAKEYTGLFFCHPLTSPGSLVFEATDDDQQSLWRPKFTFALGRESLQSDWDVSKINGTHARLSTKHTRFEEQVYDIPILINDAGQPPMEGMVSLSVTFCQCVEGSCFRPAGRQDGIPTVGMAVGILLTTFLVIGIILAVVFIRMRKDKVENPQSPENQPLRS; from the exons TTTAAGGTCAACCCTCCAGCTGTGGCTTTTGAGCTAACGGGAGAAACCGATGGCATATTTAAGATAGAACAGGATGGACTTCTGTATTACACAACAGCCCTGGACAGAGAAACAAGAGCAGTCCATCATCTGCAG CTTACAGCCTTGGATTCTCAGGGAGCTATAGTGGAAGGCCCAGTCCCCATCATCATAGAAGTCAAGGACATCAATGACAACCGACCTACATTTCTCCAGAGAAAATATGAAGGCTCAGTGAGGCAGAACTCTCGCCCAG GAAAGCCTTTCATGTCTGTCAATGCTACAGACCTCGATGATCCGACTACTCTCAATGGCCAGCTTTCTTATCAAATTGTCATCCAACTTCCCAAAATCAGCAATGCTATGTACTTTCAGATCAACAATAAAACAGGGGAAATATCGCTTACCCCAGAAG GATCTCAGGAATTGGATCCAGTGAAGAATCCTTCTTACAGCCTGGTGGTCTCAGTGAAGGACATGGGGGGCCAGAGTGAGAATTCCTTCAGTGACACCACATCTGTGGATATTACTGTCAGAGAGAACATCTGGAAAGCACCAGAACCTGTGGAGATTAGAGAAAACTTGACTGATTCTCACCCCATCAAAATCACTCAG GTCCAGTGGAATGACCCAGGGGCGCAGTATTCCCTAACCAACAAGGAGAAGTTGCCTCAGTTCCCCTTCTCTATTGACCAAGAAGGAAATATTTACGTGACTCAGCCCTTGGACCGGGAGGAAAAGGACTCA TATGTTTTCTTTGCAACTGCCAAGGATGAGAATGGAAAACCACTCTCCTATCCGCTGGAGATTCATGTGACAGTTATTGACATCAATGACAACCCACCGACATGTCTGGCTCCACTGGTTGTATTTGAAGTCCAGGAGAATGAAAGATTGG GTAACAGCATTGGGGTCTTTGCTGCCCATGATATGGACGAACCTGACAATATCAACAGTATTCTGAAGTACAAACTTGTAGACCAAACACCCAAAGTTCCCTCAGATGGACTCTTTCTTATTGACGAATATGAGGGAAAGGTCCAGTTGAGTAAACAGTCCTTGAAGAAGCAAGACAGTCCTCAGTACAACTTAACAGTGGAGGTGTCTGACATAG ATTTCAAGACTCTCTGTTCTATCCAAGTCAACGTTATTGATATCAACGATCAGATTCCCATCTTTGAAGTATCAGAC TATGGAAACAAGACTTTCTCTGAAGACATAGCCATCGGATCCATCATCTTAGTCATCCAAGCTACAGATGCTGATGAGCCTTTTACAGGGAGCTCTAAAATTCTGTACAATATTGTACAGGGAGACCCTGAGGGAAGACTGGAAGTTGTCACAGATCCCAAGACCAGTGCAGGATATGTCAAGATCAAAAAG cctcttGATTTTGAAACTCAACCAGTTACCAGAATTGTGTTCCAAGCAACAAACCCTGAGCCGCTGGTGGAAGGCGTGGAGTACAATGCTAGCTCCTTTGCCTCCTTCCAGCTGATTGTGACGGATGTGAATGAAGTGCCTGTATTTCCCCAGCAAATATTCCTGGCAAACGTCAGCGAGGATGCTGCTGTAGGCACTAAAGTGGGCAACGTGACTGCCAGGGATCCTGAAGGCCTGGCTGTGAG TTATTCACTGAAAGGCGATACGAGAGGCTGGCTTAAAATCGACTCTGTCACTGGTGAGATATTTAGCGCTGCTCCGCTGGACAGGGAAACGGAAAGTGTGTACCGAGTACAAGTGGTAGCCACTGAAGTAg GTGGGTCCTCTCTGACTTCCACGGCACATTTCCACCTGGCCCTCACGGATGTGAATGACAACCCCCCTCGCCTAGCTAAGGAGTACACAGGCTTGTTCTTCTGCCATCCCCTCACTTCCCCTGGGAGCCTCGTCTTTGAGGCCACTGATGATGACCAGCAGTCACTATGGAGGCCCAAGTTTACATTTGCCCTTGGCAGAGAAAGCTTACAAAGTGACTGGGACGTTTCCAAAATCAATG GTACCCATGCTAGACTCTCCACCAAGCACACACGCTTTGAGGAACAAGTTTATGACATCCCAATCCTCATCAATGATGCAGGACAGCCACCCATGGAAGGGATGGTCTCCTTATCAG ttactttCTGCCAGTGTGTGGAAGGAAGCTGCTTCCggccagcaggcaggcaggatggGATTCCCACGGTGGGCATGGCAGTTGGCATACTTCTGACCACATTTCTGGTCATTG